The Arachis ipaensis cultivar K30076 chromosome B07, Araip1.1, whole genome shotgun sequence genome includes a window with the following:
- the LOC107607659 gene encoding uncharacterized protein LOC107607659 produces MCSRFAAARIYVHGSDYLGTICQGPQESLEDYMTRFAEATIEIPDLDPAVHLHALKAGLPPSKFRETIAVTKRKTLEEFEKGRQDRWKLRSSVKPKEQKENNLEGRKTERQARAGSYQDQRFVDKSKHCAFHQKYGHTTDECVIAKDLLERLTRQGLLDKYIKGRKHKESSRDREKCHQTLGNKEDNKWSNNTPPKGIINYISGGFTGGGETTSVRKRSYRAMLAIEGAAPQSNKDALDLKITFSQTDICSAAPNLDDPVVISIQTGELLVRKVLLDLGSSADVLFYSTFLKMKLSKKLIQPSSGELVGFSGERVPIKGYIWLKTTMGEDSLSRTIDRQYLIVDCPSPYNIILGRPALNMFRAVVSTFHLCVKFQARDGRIATLHSDRQHARQCYNASLKRSDVRRESQQEVKAIHSTNEVLSLAELDPRGDT; encoded by the exons atgtgTAGTCGTTTCGCAGCGGCACGGATATACGTACATGGATCAGATTACCTCGGCACCATCTGCCAAGGTCCTCAAGAAAGTTTGGAAGACTACATGACCCGGTTTGCAGAAGCAACCATAGAGATACCAGACCTCGACCCTGCTGTCCACCTACATGCCCTGAAGGCCGGTCTCCCACCCAGCAAGTTCAGAGAGACAATCGCGGTTACTAAGCGGAAGACGTTAGAAGAATTCGAGAAAGGGCGGCAGGACAGATGGAAATTGAGGAGCTCCGTGAAGCCGAAAGAACAGAAAGAAAACAACCTAGAAGGGAGGAAGACAGAACGACAAG CAAGGGCAGGAAGCTATCAAGACCAGCGATTTGTTGACAAAAGCAAACACTGTGCATTCCATCAGAAGTACGGACATACGACTGACGAATGTGTGATAGCCAAGGACCTGTTAGAGAGATTGACTCGGCAAGGCCTCCTAGACAAATACATCAAAGGAAGAAAACACAAAGAAAGCAGCAGAGACCGAGAAAAATGCCACCAAACCCTGGGAAATAAAGAAGACAATAAATGGTCAAACAACACTCCACCAAAAGGCATTATAAACTACATATCCGGAGGATTCACCGGGGGAGGTGAAACAACCTCGGTGCGAAAACGAAGCTACCGCGCAATGCTGGCAATCGAAGGAGCAGCACCTCAAAGCAACAAAGATGCGCTCGACCTCAAAATCACTTTCAGTCAGACAGACATATGCTCGGCAGCACCAAACTTAGATGATCCAGTGGTAATCTCTATCCAGACAGGCGAATTATTGGTAAGAAAAGTCCTTTTGGACCTAGGTAGTAGTGCAGATGTCCTTTTCTACTCTACTTTTCTAAAAATGAAATTATCTAAAAAACTCATACAACCTTCATCCGGAGAATTAGTAGGATTCTCTGGAGAAAGGGTCCCGATCAAGGGTTACATATGGCTCAAGACGACGATGGGAGAGGACTCATTATCACGAACCATCGATAGACAATATCTAATAGTTGATTGCCCAAGTCCTTACAATATTATTCTTGGAAGACCTGCTCTGAACATGTTCAGGGCAGTAGTATCCACTTTTCATCTATGTGTTAAATTTCAGGCACGGGACGGTAGGATAGCTACACTCCATTCAGACCGCCAACACGCTCGGCAATGCTACAATGCAAGTCTAAAGAGGTCGGATGTAAGACGAGAATCTCAACAAGAAGTCAAGGCAATTCACAGCACAAACGAGGTATTGTCACTAGCAGAGCTTGACCCCAGAGGGGACACTTAG